From Pontibacter actiniarum, a single genomic window includes:
- the murD gene encoding UDP-N-acetylmuramoyl-L-alanine--D-glutamate ligase gives MKLAILGAGESGVGAALLAKAKGLEVFVSDKGEIKEQYKAKLATAAIPFEEGTHTLVNILDADEIIKSPGIPDKAAVIQEATKKEIPVISEIEFAGRYTNAKFICITGTNGKTTTTLLTYHLLKSAGLNVALAGNIGESLAEKVIDNKYDYYVVELSSFQLDNMYQFQAHIAVLLNITPDHLDRYNYSMEKYAASKLRVAQNMTGANFFLFNADDENIAKAFDSASFGGTTVPFSLKGAEGARVYMEGKEVKVTEKFYEGTVDTSASGLIGRHNQYNTMAAVGVAKLLGVADDTIGQALETFENAEHRLQQIAVAKEVTYINDSKATNVEAVWYALDGIKQPIVWIAGGVDKGNDYSTLQELAREKVKVLVCLGKDNEKLKEAFGRIVPIIAETTSIEYAVRLSRSLATPGDVVLLSPACASFDLFNNYEHRGQRFKEAVEKIVLKKK, from the coding sequence ATGAAACTAGCAATACTTGGAGCGGGAGAGAGTGGTGTAGGGGCGGCTTTGCTTGCGAAGGCAAAGGGCCTGGAGGTATTCGTTTCTGATAAAGGAGAGATAAAGGAGCAGTACAAGGCCAAGTTGGCCACGGCTGCCATTCCGTTTGAAGAAGGAACACACACTTTAGTAAACATACTCGATGCTGACGAAATCATTAAAAGTCCTGGCATTCCTGATAAAGCTGCAGTTATACAAGAAGCAACCAAAAAGGAGATACCTGTAATTTCTGAGATTGAGTTTGCCGGCCGCTACACCAATGCTAAGTTCATCTGCATTACGGGCACGAACGGCAAAACGACCACCACCCTGCTCACTTACCACCTGCTTAAAAGCGCAGGCCTGAACGTGGCCCTCGCGGGAAACATTGGGGAGAGCCTGGCAGAGAAAGTGATCGACAACAAGTACGACTACTACGTGGTGGAGCTAAGCAGCTTTCAACTCGACAATATGTACCAGTTCCAGGCGCATATTGCCGTGCTTTTGAACATTACGCCCGACCACCTGGACCGCTACAACTACAGCATGGAAAAGTATGCCGCCTCTAAGCTGCGTGTGGCGCAGAACATGACGGGCGCAAACTTCTTCCTGTTCAATGCGGATGACGAAAACATCGCGAAAGCGTTTGACTCAGCCAGCTTTGGCGGTACGACCGTGCCTTTCTCGCTAAAAGGGGCAGAGGGAGCCAGGGTTTACATGGAGGGCAAAGAAGTAAAGGTGACTGAGAAGTTTTACGAAGGCACCGTGGACACGTCTGCCTCAGGGCTGATCGGGCGGCATAACCAGTACAACACCATGGCTGCCGTTGGGGTGGCGAAACTGCTGGGCGTGGCGGACGATACCATTGGGCAGGCGCTGGAGACCTTCGAAAACGCAGAGCACAGGCTGCAGCAAATAGCGGTGGCCAAAGAAGTCACCTACATCAACGACTCCAAAGCAACCAACGTGGAGGCGGTGTGGTACGCCCTGGACGGCATTAAGCAGCCTATCGTCTGGATCGCCGGCGGCGTGGACAAAGGCAACGACTACAGCACCCTGCAGGAGCTGGCCCGTGAGAAGGTGAAGGTGCTGGTGTGCCTGGGTAAGGATAACGAGAAGCTTAAGGAGGCGTTCGGCCGCATCGTGCCGATCATCGCCGAGACGACGTCCATAGAGTATGCGGTGCGCCTGAGCCGCTCCCTGGCAACTCCCGGAGACGTGGTGCTGCTATCACCGGCCTGCGCGAGCTTTGACCTGTTTAACAACTATGAACACCGTG